The genomic stretch cagccatgcagtagttcataaacagccatgcagtagttcataaacagccatacagtagtttataaacagccatgcagtagttcataaacagccatgcagtagctcataaacagccatgcagtagttcataaacagccatacggtagttcataaacagccatgcggtagttcataaacagccatacagtagctcataaacagccatacggtagttcataaacagccatacagtagctcataagcagccatacagtagttcataaacagccatacagtagttcataaacagccatgcagtagctcatcaacagccatacagtagtttataaacagccatacagtagtttataaacagccatacagtagttcataaacagcattGCAGTAGTTCatcaacagccatacagtagtgcataaacagccatacagtagttcataaacagccatacagtagttcataaacagccatacagtagctcataaacagccatacagtagttcatcaacagccatacagtagtttataaacagccatacagtagttcataaacagccatgcagtagtttataaacagccatgcagtagtttataaacagccatacagtaattcataaacagccatgcagtagttcataaacagccatacagtagctcataaacagccatgcagtagttcataaacagccatgcagtagtttataaacagccatgcagtagtttataaacagccatgcagtagctcataaacagccatgcagtagtttataaacagccatgcagtagtttataaacagccatgcagtagctcataaacagccatgcagtagttcataaacagccatgcagtagctcataaacagccatgcagtagttcataaacagccatacagtagtttataaacagccatacagtagttcatcaacagccatacagtagtttataaacagccacacagtagttcataaacagccatgcagtagttaatAAACAGCAGCTAAATGAACTCGGGGTTACAAGTTAAGTACTTCTCAAGTACATAAGAAGGATACTGTAAGATCTTAAGAAAGCGCACAGTAGCCAACGGTGACTAAAGGTGATTGttatcaggacatttaaacctaaactaaggggggcggggggggtgtctTTTCTTTTTAATGGATAACGCTCCATAATGTTAGGAAAAACGCCACAACCCGTGCAATTATTAACGTTCTTTACCGGAAATGTCTCCTGCAGACTTCGTTTCGGAGCACTGGGGCAGTTACCAAATTCAAACAGTAATTACTGCAATCACAAATAAACTGATCAGAAAAAGAAAAGCGGTGTAGTGTGTAATAACATTCACGATcctatcgccccccccccccccgtgtggccCTGGGACTCTGTGATCACTGTCTGGTTCATCTcgtcccaacctacaggcagaaactacaaCCTGGTTAAAACCTTGAGGaactggaccaatgagtcaaaaccggagctcccggccTGCCTCGGCTGGACTGACTGGAGGGTTTCTGAGGCTGCACCAAAACcctctgtacctttaacaacaataatcCCTGGTTCTCAGCAAAACTCAGACGGCTtcctcaggccaaagaggaagcctacgggAGTGGAGACAGGATCCGGTGTAACTAAGCCAGAAATACacccacaaaggagatcagagtggcaaaagttgaaaaacagcttTTCTGCCAACGGCCGAGCATCATTCTGGAGTgggttgaaagacattaccaactacaggagacccccccccccccacacacaccctctctggtcacaacacacaaccaactacaccccctgccagccactcccccctccccaccgaacccccacctgCACTCTGGATCTGTGCTGAGGACGTGTGccggctcttccagagacagaagaccagggaggCACCGGACCCGGGTGGCATGTCACCCTCCCGTCTGgacgtctgtgctgaccagctgatccccattttcacactgatcttcgacagatcactggagctgtgtaagtcccctcctgcttcaacagctccactatcatcccggtccccaagaaaccccatccAGACACAATcagcaaaaaggcccagcagaggatgtacttccggtgtgggaagatggcggcgcgaactcacgtttgcagcagcttcacccagtaccgactatgcagcgtctttgtccacgtctacgtctgaGTTTGTGAAGTTTTTAAGTTTGatcttagtttgtttttttttaatagctgggagagctggcattggatcggctgggagagcttggtctgccacgtccggtgggcccaaggaccacagcctttCCTGGAGTTGCCCCCgaaaaggaagcaccgagggcggtctgacaggacgcgggagcagggcaggctaagctaactgctagcccatgcagaccggcggttctgataacaccgggggcggtctgacaggacgcgggagcagggcaggctaagctaactgctagcccatgcagaccggcggttctgataacaccgggggcggtctgacaggacgcgggatcAGGGCAGgttacgctaactgctagcccatgcagaccggcggttctgataacaccgagggcggtctgacaggacgtggaagcagggcaggctaagctaactgctagcccatgcagaccggcggttctgataacaccgagggcggtctgacaggacgcgggagcagggcaggctaagctaactgctagcccatgcagaccggcggttctgataacaccgagggcggtctgacaggacgcgggagcagggcaggctaagctaactgctagcccatgcagaccggcggttctgataacaccgggggcggtctgacaggacgcgggagcagggcaggctaagctaactgctagcccatgcagaccggcagttctgataacaccgagggcggtctggcctggcgttggctgtgtttctagtgtcgtcgtgtggagtgcggggaggtgagtcgaaggtgtctggctgggagagctggcattggatcggctgagggagcccggtctgctgtgtccggtgggcccagggaccacggccctgaccggagctgcacccgaagaggaagcaccgagggcgggcgGTGCGCTCTCGAgagtgaggcaggctaagctaactgctagcctggcTGGCcttcgctctcctggacagtgacttatttggactgtgttgcgctgagtggactgtgttgttaactgtttgtgtgtgtgttttgtttttgttttttgctttgttctctctgtttttggatgtttttggatgtgtgtttttatcttttgtgccgcactgctgtgggctgggtgaaacgaaatttagTTTCCTTTGTGTACGCAAGCACACGGAAGAAAGGATAATagattgttcctgattcccgatactttctccgccagctcaggaagttcaacctgcctcgggaactgctgattcaggtctacactgcagtaatccagtctgtcctctgcacatccatcactgtctggtttggatcggccaccaaacaggaccgggacagactacaacggacagttaagtctgcagagaaaatcactggtgccaacctgccctccattcaggacttatacacctccagactcaggaaacgggcaggcaacatcactgcagacccaccaCACCCTGGTCACCACCTGTTCCAacccctcccctctggtaggcgctacagagcactgtaccccaaaacaaccagatataaaaacagttcctTTACGCAGGCTGCCATTCAAacaaatgcttaacactgtcaaataaatccaaccatgtagtatatactatactgtacatgctgtatatactgtactgtacatgctgtatatactgtactgtacatgttgtgtatactgtactgtacatgttgtgtacactgtactgtacatgttgtgtatactgtactgtacatgctgtatatactgtactgtacatgttgtgtatactgtactgtacatgctgtatatactgtactgtacatgttgtgtatactgtactgtacatgttgcactgtacatgttgtgtacactgtactatacatgttgtatatactgtactgtacatgttgtgtatactgtactgtatattgtaggTATActgtctgtcatgtccatctaccttaggcatgtatgtcagtaagctgctaacatctatttcagcatctcagatatattctctgcaccactgcactttatctcctcttatttcacctgtataagtcagtccttgtgtagatatctgaagattgttgtgttgttgtgttgtaagTACACTTAGAGCCACGAAACCTGTGCAAACCTACAcagccaataaacacgattctgattctgacagaaCTATATCACGTTTATTCAACCTTCAGGATTCATAAAAATGGAAGGAGGGGAAAACACCATGTGTCTTCATAAAAGTTTGAGTTTaataaatgcaacaaaaaaaaaacaaaccacatgTAAAGACAAGTCAACAGAACATGAACGGAATGGATATTCCCACCACAAGGCCTCCATAAAGAACAGAGCGTGTTTAAATTCAGTTTTTTTGAAATACGGTCAAATTTAATTCAGCAAATGTGGATTTGGACAGAAGGTTGAATCTGAGGTGCGAGACTTAAAAAGGAAACTCAATGGGTTCCTTTGAAATTTCAATTATTTTCCTTTAAACGATACATCTTCATTGGGATATCAGATACTCTTGAGTGAAACTTTAATTATATTCAAAATTCTGAATCGTCTCCAACCCCCAGGAACCAGTAGCAAACAGCAGCAAAACTTCACAGGTAAAAAATGTCTCGTCTTCATAGACACGTGTCCATCTGGGCGTCTTCTGGAAAATAAGCAGAAAGACCTGAGTTACTCTCCTCACCGTCTACACTTCCTCTCAGTTGCTCGAGCATGTGTACCGCTTTTCCACCGCCCACTTCCCTCACGAAGGCCGCCGAAGGAATTTGCCCCCATCCAagttaaaaacaaaaagcccAAATTCTACTCCAAACCCACAAGAACCAACAGATCACCCTTACTGGGTGACATGTTTTATGGCAACGCATGCttaatcttccgagccgtcccggtcgctgctccaccccctctgctccaccccctccaccgatccggggagggctgcagactaccacatgcctcctcccatacatgtggagtcaccagccgcttcttttcacctgacagtgaggagattcaccagggggacgtagcgcgtgggaggttcacactcttccccccagcccccccccccccaaaagggcgccctgactgaccagaggaggcgctagtgcagcgaccagcggAAAACTACGAACGCTTTTAGAGGCTCGTTCAGGGACCACGTCAAGCTGTTAAAATACTGTTGGTTAAATATGTTTGTGACTTGCTTGGGACTTTGAATTGACTGCCTTGTTAAATTCTGAATCAGTTGTGGACATGAAGACCATGCTGTTGTGCAGCATAGGGTTTTAAGAGGAGGAACGAACAGACATGTAATCAGAAAATGTAGGGTGGGATTTCCAAGCTCATGCTCAGAGACCTTTACGGCGAAAAATCTGACGTTAACTGCTGTTCAGTGCTTTTCCACAGCCACCTGACAACATTAACTTCCAGCAAAAGCACAGGAGCAACCAGCTACAGAGCAGCCTGCTCATGATGAGAGAAGACACAAACATTTTACCGGGAATTCTGGGTAAAAAAATGTTGGCAACGCTCAAATTTATGATAACTGCTTACTCTCATGTAAACTGCTCTTGATAAGTCGCCTCTGCGACCGGAGTCCCTGAAAGAGCCACGCAAAACGTTGGTATGTATTGTGCAGAATACCACCAGCGGGTTCCCGAGCTATAGGTCTGCAGTCCCAGGTTCACACCCTTTTcaggaaatcattttccaggacttctGTTTGGAAATACAGGACCCTTGTCATCCACACAAGGTCGTAGTCTTCAGTATCAAATATTAGTGGAAGCCTCAACAGTttctaaatggactgtgtaactttCAGCTGGCCACTGACCATACCGCCCAAACCTCAAACGATGGTGTGCAACCACAGCAGATAAAAAACAATAGAAAAATAAATATATCTGTTGCAAATTATGCTAAAATATGCAATCTCAGTGTTACCGACTgagattataaatatatatatagatagataaatgTGATTTTACAGTCAAACTTTACAATTTTCGATGACCTCAACAATAATTCCAGGACATTTGATCGATTTTATTATAAACTATTCTATAATTCAAGGTTTTCCAGGATGCGTGGGAAACCTGAGTAAAACAAAATGTCAGCACACAGACCATCAAATACTGACCAGCAGGACCATTTTCAAAAGTAAACGATTATgttaagcgactttgagtgttagacaaGCGCTACATGaattagatttattattattattaatattatgttATTGAGCACAGTATTTGTACCCAATGCGATATGGTTCAGTGTGTTTGCAGAAGTGGAACAAAAGATGATACGGATCTGCAATCTGAGGGACGCATGGAGCTCAGGGGCTGCAGACACGTGTCAAGAAGCATGTCATAACATCTTTACTGACCGGAGCAGATAGTTTGTGCTCCTGTGGAAATGAAGCCTAAACATGACTAAAAGTAGGGAACTTGTTCTGCCGCTCTCGGAGAGAGAACGAACAGCAGCAGACTCACTTGTTTCGTTAAAGAGGAAGGAATCCTGGTACTCCTTCATGTACTGAGAGGATCTGGCCTCGTCCAGGAACAGAGAATACACCCTCTTGAtgtcctccacctgcacctccgTCCCCTGAGGTAAAAAACACACATATAACAGCCGCTTCCAATGCTAACAGACACACTAGAGGACTGAAAACCCTAACCTACTGTGAAAACAAACTGGTTCATATACATAAGATTTTGAAGACTTTGTCACTTCAGGCAATTGTTTGGTGTAAGGACATCAATGTCCTTACACCAAACAATTAAGCAAGGATGGCCTTTCCCAAATTAAGGCTATTACTATACTGATGACGATCACCTTTGCTCACTGTTGGGTAATGTGCGCTTTCGTAAGATCTTATAGTATCCTTTTTATGTATTTAAGAAGTACTTAACTTGTAACCCAAATTTGTCACTTCAATTCAGTTGTTTGGTGTAAGGACATCAACGCCTATCCCAAATCAAGGCTATTACTATTAGTTAAATCGTGAGCTACTGGGCACCCCGGTAGCTCACCTGGTACAGCGCATACCACGTaccaaggctgagtccttaccacagcggtcTGGGCTTGAATCCAACCCATGccctttgcatatatatatatatatgtgtgggtgtgtgggtgtgtgctacTGAAACCCGACACACTACGGATGTCTGGAGCTATTAGTACAGGGACGCAATCCAACATGATGACAATTAAAATGCTAGCAAAACTCAAATTGACCCCTCACCACAACACCTCTTCAAGACCAATGCAGGTGTCAGGCCATTAAAAACTCATCATACTTGAGATTAATGGGGCAACTCAGATCAGTCTGAGTCAACTGGGGTGGGTAAGACTAACTCTGTAAGCCCACTTAAGAGTATGACTGATGGGTTTTTCCAGTCACGGTTAGAGCTGTAACACAATCTACGTATTCCTGGTGAAGCTGACTGGAACTGAGGCTCAAGAGGCTCACCCTGCGTTTGCGACACACCAGGCCAGCGGTGCTGATCAGCTGGATGGCATAGCGCAGTGACGTCTCCAGGCCGATGCGCGTCAGGACTGTGTGAGCCTCCTCACTCAgctccacatcctcctcctcaCACCTGAAATGACAGCAAAAATAGAAAATTATGCTATCTTATGTTAGCTTATAGATGCTGTGAAGAAGGGAACAGAGGTCGGTGAGCTTGAGAACGTGGATTCGAACCTAATCTTGAGGATCTGCCTCGTCTCTTTCTCGGTGTAGGGTGAGGTAGCGATGATGAGAAGACGGTCTAGCAAATCAATGGGGATACCATGGGGGCTCTGGTAGTTTGTGCCACGGATACTGACAGAAAGAAAAATGCAGTGAGTAACCTGTCAAGATTCACAACAGATACACAACATCAGAGGGAAAAGGGAGCAGGGGACAGCGGATAGTACCGAGTGATCCCTCTGTTGGTAGCCATGATCAGAACGGGGGACAAGTCACTCTCCAGCGCACGGTTCAGGAAGGAGAAGCACTCCATGTCCAACATATGGACCTCATCAATAAATAACACCTGGAACCAGTCACAAACAACAAATGGAGgttagtgaagacacacacatgtatgtgcacatgcacaaacacatgaacTGTAAATCTTTACAACCTACCCCTGGAATTATCTCGGCTTTGCCCTCTTCCCTCCACTCAGACACTTTAGCGTTGATCTGCTCGCGAACTTCAGACTTGATCTCTCCGGTGTCTCCAGAGAAGAGCGCCAGGAAGCCTTGTGTGCGGCTGTTGATAACATCAATCTCGTGGAGGGACACTGTATGAACCACCTCTTTCCTCTTCTGCAGCTCCCCCTCTGGACACTGGACAAACTGCGTctacagtaataacaataatagaaaaaataaagaaataaagggTACTTCTACAAATTGATATGACTGTCATAGTCTTTTTCCACATTCTATATCTGCAGCTGCTTATTAGTGTGACTTATTAACATCTGCTTATGGGCATTAGAAATATCACACTGAAGGAAAGGTTCAAGAATAACCAGTACCTGGGCTCCCATGGCATCATAGTCTCTGGCTCTGGTGAACGAACGGCCCAGTTTGCTGATCTTCCCGGTGGCTTTGTCAATGGTTATAACGTCTCTAAGGGAGAAGGAGCCAGAAAAAAACAGACTAAGTCAGGCAAACTGACAAGTCTGGCTGAATaacatttttgtcattgtacaagttacacggaatgtgttctctgcatttaacccatcctattgtatagcagcagtgggcagctgcagtgcccggggacccactccacttcctctttccattgccttgctcaggggcacagacaggaatattaacccaaacatgcatgtctttttgatggtgcgaggaaactggagcacccacacagacacgaggagaacatgcaaactccacacagaaaggacctgggacggcctggggtttgaacccaggaccttcttgctgtgaggcaccagtgcAAACCACTGGgaaattaaatataaataaaggGAATCCTTTACCAGAGATCAACTCACCCAGCTTGAACCTTCTCTTTACTGAGACTCTCAATCATCTTGTTGCCCAAGTCATAGATGGTCTCCATCTCTGTGGTCTTTAGAGTCAGCTTGCCCACCTTGGCACCCTGATAAATAATACACAAAGTGAAAAATGGCTAtgaaaataaataatgataaaacTTTATGTGTTTTGACATGAAATCAAATAAGTTAATCCATTGGCTGTCTTTCCATCCAAAGGATAGCGGTCCTCTAATCCCTTTGAGATGTACTGAGACAGCCTGGCTTTTTTTACTTAGCTGTACTTAAAACAATTTTAAGAATATATTTCATAATTCTTTTTACAATGTGAAGTATAAAATATTGTACGATATGCAATTTTTTTGTGAGCATGGAAAATTACAAATTA from Lampris incognitus isolate fLamInc1 chromosome 8, fLamInc1.hap2, whole genome shotgun sequence encodes the following:
- the ruvbl2 gene encoding ruvB-like 2 isoform X2; this translates as MAAPMASTKVPEVRDITRIERIGAHSHIRGLGLDDALEPRQVSQGMVGQLASRRAAGVILEMIKDGHIAGRAVLIAGQPGTGKTAIAMGIAQSLGPDTPFTALAGSEIFSLEMSKTEALSQAFRKAIGVRIKEETEIIEGEVVEIQIDRPATGTGAKVGKLTLKTTEMETIYDLGNKMIESLSKEKVQAGDVITIDKATGKISKLGRSFTRARDYDAMGAQTQFVQCPEGELQKRKEVVHTVSLHEIDVINSRTQGFLALFSGDTGEIKSEVREQINAKVSEWREEGKAEIIPGVLFIDEVHMLDMECFSFLNRALESDLSPVLIMATNRGITRIRGTNYQSPHGIPIDLLDRLLIIATSPYTEKETRQILKIRCEEEDVELSEEAHTVLTRIGLETSLRYAIQLISTAGLVCRKRRGTEVQVEDIKRVYSLFLDEARSSQYMKEYQDSFLFNETNAQMDTCL
- the ruvbl2 gene encoding ruvB-like 2 isoform X1 → MAAPMASTKVPEVRDITRIERIGAHSHIRGLGLDDALEPRQVSQGMVGQLASRRAAGVILEMIKDGHIAGRAVLIAGQPGTGKTAIAMGIAQSLGPDTPFTALAGSEIFSLEMSKTEALSQAFRKAIGVRIKEETEIIEGEVVEIQIDRPATGTGAKVGKLTLKTTEMETIYDLGNKMIESLSKEKVQAGDVITIDKATGKISKLGRSFTRARDYDAMGAQTQFVQCPEGELQKRKEVVHTVSLHEIDVINSRTQGFLALFSGDTGEIKSEVREQINAKVSEWREEGKAEIIPGVLFIDEVHMLDMECFSFLNRALESDLSPVLIMATNRGITRIRGTNYQSPHGIPIDLLDRLLIIATSPYTEKETRQILKIRCEEEDVELSEEAHTVLTRIGLETSLRYAIQLISTAGLVCRKRRGTEVQVEDIKRVYSLFLDEARSSQYMKEYQDSFLFNETKDAQMDTCL